One Carya illinoinensis cultivar Pawnee chromosome 5, C.illinoinensisPawnee_v1, whole genome shotgun sequence genomic window, CAAATTCTCATCGAAGAAATAATGCTATAGAGGTCCTCCATGCGGATGGCAGAGTCTTACTGGGCAGAGACGTCATCAAGGAGCATATCGTCCATTATTATGAGAAGCTTTTGACAGAGCAATACTCTTGGAGGCCCAAGGTTGACGGGCTGGCTTTCGATGCCATTGACCACTCAAGTGCggcttggttggagaggccttttgatgAAAGCAAGGTTCTTGGAGTGCTAAAAGGTATGAATAAAGATAAAGCTCCAGGACCTGATGGTTTTTCTATGGCTTTCTTTTATGCTTGCTGGGATGTTGTCAAGGAGGATCTTATGAAGGTCTTTATTGAATTTCATTCTCTCACGAAATTCGAGAAAAGTCTCAATGCTTCTTTCATCGCTCTCATTCCCAAGAGGGTAGGGTCGGTGGAAGTGAAAGATTTCCGTCCCATAAGCCTGATAAGTGGGGTCTACAAAATCATTTCCAAAGTTTTAGCGAAGCGGTTGAGTGAAGTCTTGGGGAAGATCGTCTTGAGGTCCCAAAACGCTTTTGTAAAAGGAAGGCAAATTCTTGACTCAGCCCTTATCGCAAATGAGTGCCTAGAGAGTAGAATCCGATCCGACATTCCAGGTATCCTATGTaaactagacatggaaaaggcttttgatcatgtgaattgggatTTTTTGTTGTACATTCTTGGTAAGTACGGCTTTGGGGCACGATGGTGTCAGTGGATAAAGCACTGTATCACAACAGTCAGGTTCTCTGTTTTGGTCAATGGCACACCTGAAGGCTTTTTCAACAGTTCTcggggtttgagacaaggggaccctctcTCCCCGCTTTTATTTATTCTGGTCATGGATGTGCTAAGTGGAATGCTGGGAAGGGCGGTGGAAAGGGGTTTTCTCTCTGGTTTCACGGTGGGTGGATCCACACACGGCAGCTTGACAGTTTCCCACCTCCTTTTCGCTGACGACACTTTGATTTTCTGTGACCCAGATCAGGAACAGTTCCGCTCCTTACGTGCACTTCTCCTATGTTTTGAAGTTGTATCAGGCCTTAAGGTGAATTTATCCAAGTCGGAAGTAGTCCCCGTGGGCTCGGTCAACAATTTAGGTGCGGTGGCAACCATCCTGGGCTGCAAGGTTTCATCCttgcctatgaagtatcttggactCCCTTTGGGGGCCCCTCATAAATCTAAGACAATGTGGGAAGGGATTATtgagaagattgaaggaaaactggcagggtggaagagaatcTACTTATCAAAGGGGGGGAGAATCACACTTATAAAAAGTACGCTATCTAACCTTCCAACGTACTTTCTCTCTTTATTCCCTGTGCCAGCAGGGGTGGCGAATAGACTGGAGAGGATTTTTCGGGACTTCTTGTGGGGAGGTCTGGACGAcacaaagaaattccatttgatcaaatggaataAAATATGTACTCCTCTGTCTTGTGGTGGCTTGGGCATAAGGAATTTGAGAACCTTTAATAAGGCTCTCCTAGGTAAGTGGTTATGGCGGTATCATCTTGAGGGAGACGCTCTATGGAAGAACATTTTAGAATGCAAATATGGAAGTGTGTGGGGTGGCTGGTGCACAAAGGAAGTAAGGGGAGCTTATGGTGTGGGAGTATGGAAACTTATTCGGAACGGATGGGACAACTTCCGTAGTCATTGCAGGTTTGTGGTGGGAAGGGGCACAAAATTtagattttggcatgatatttggtgtggtgatGCCCCTCTAAAAAACGTTTTCCCTACCATCTACAGGATAGCGTTAGATCAGAATTCCTCAGTGGCTGACAATATGTGCCCTACCGCTGATTCTGTACATTGGTCTGTGAGATTCTCTAGAGCAGCACAGGATTGGGAGTTAGGCGCCATCACTGATTTCTATAGTGCTCTACATGACTTGAAGATTGGGGCTGGAGGGGAAGACAGACTCTTATGGACGTGCACAGGGAATAAGAAATTTTCAGTCCGTTCGCACTATAAGGCCTTATTAAATCACCCGCCAAATGCCTTCCcctggaagaacatttggagaaGCAAGGCTCCCCTAAAGGTTGCTTTCTTCGGGTGGGTGGCATCTCATGGTAAAATACTAACGGTGGACAAGCTAAGGAAACGTGGACTGTTcataatggattggtgtttcATGTGCAAACACAGTGGTGAATCGGTGGACCACCTCCTCCTTCATTGCGACGCAGTTAAagttttgtgggatgagatcctCTCAAGGTTGGGCATTGCTTGGGTCATGCCACGAAGGGTGATCGATTTACTGTCTTGTTGGCAAAGACTAAGGGGGAATAGACAGATTGCagctgtatggaagatggtacctttatgcttaatgtggtgcacgTGGACAGAAAGAAATGGCCGCTGTTTTGAGAATAAGGAACGCTCTCCGGATGCTTTTcgagcttttttctttcacacccTACTTCTTTGGGCATCTACTATTGTTTTGAATGGAACGAGTCTACTATCCGTAGCTCTTGGATTGTAATTAGGCTCTTGCTTGTATACTCTCTGTGTATtagggctttgcctatttacgtggatcaataaaatttatttacttatcaaaaaaaaaagttgccaGAAAAATGTCTTGGAAAAATTGAGCGTTGAATGGTTGTGGAAGGGAGGAGAAGACAGCCTCCTGTTCATGGATTCTAGACTCTTTAGTGTTTTGAGATATATTTTGTAATGAAGATTAGTGACATTATGTCTACAAAGGATAGCCTTTTGTACATGGATTATGGATTTCCCGCTGTTTCATTGTTGGGAAAACCaccatgtattttttttctttgccacaaattattttattgagtGCGCATCTTGCATATCCAAAGCATATTGTTTGGGCAGGTTTGGTAAACATGTTTCAtcccaaaattctcatttcatcattacaactttttcaaattcctacacaaaatataatatacaattcaactttttcaaatcccaatacaactttttcaaatcccaaaacaataataatacttaaaaataatattttaaacttttatctcaactcaaaattctcatctctacccGCAAACCTCCCCTTAGTGTATTGTAATTTGAGGTATGTAGAAAAAACACGAGGTTAATGATCCTTTAGTACTTTAGTATAAGATGAATTGATGCCATTTGTGAAACTATCTTTTCTTGTTGAGCATgtgaaatatttgaattttttttatagataaaagagattttattgatccacgtaacgTAAATAGGCGAAACTTgagtacacatgaagtatacaagaaagagcctaattacaaactacgtgctacggatagtagcgtaaaagtcattaaaactcattccattcaatacaatagatGAGGTCCATAATaacaatgtatgaaagaaaTAGTCCCTAAAACCACCCAGGGAGCGTTCCCTATTCTCAAAATAGCGGCCGTTTCTTTtgttccatgtgcaccacattagacataatggtaccatcttccaaacagttGCAATCTGCTGATTACTCCTAATCCCTTGCCATCAGGAGAATAAATCTATCACACTcttaggcataacccatgcGATACCAAGTCTCGAGAGGATTTCATCCCACAATACCTTAACTACTTCGCAGTGAAGGAGAAGGTGATCGGCTGATTCAATGTTATGTTTATACAagaagcaccaatccattatgTATAGACTGCGCTTTCTTAACTTGTCTATAGTCAGTATTTTTCCATGAGAAGCCAACCAATCGAAGAAAGCAACCTTGAGAGTGGCATTGCTCCTTCAGATGCCCTTCCCAGGAAAGGTAATAAGGGAGTGGGTTGTTAAGGCCTTGTAGTATGAACAGACTGAAAATTTTTTGTTCCCTGTGCCTGTCCAGAATAATCTATCCTCCCTTCCTGCCCTTCGCTTCAGCACATATAACATGCTATAGAAATTAGTGATGTCtcccacctcccaatcctgAACATCACGAGTAAACCTCACAGACCAATGAATGGAATCAGCAGTATTGCACATATTCTCAGCCACCGAGGAGCCCTGATCAGACGCAATCCTATAGAGAGAAGGGAAACCGTTTTTCAAAGCGACATCCCCACTCCAAATATCATGCTAAAATCTGATTTGTGTGCCCCTTTCCATCACATATTTGCAGTTACCGAGGAAGTCATCCCAACCATTCCGAATAAATTTCCAAGCTCTCACTTCATACGCCCCTTACTGCCTTTGAGCACCAACTGCCCCAGATGCTCCCATATTTGACATCCAAAATATTCCTCCAAAGGGCGTCTTCCTCTTGTAAGATAACACCATAACCATTTTCCAAGAAGTGCCTTATTGAAGGTTCTCAATTTTCTTAAGGCCAACCCACTGCAGGACAAAGGGGTGCATACTTTGTCCCATCTAACCAAATGGAATTTCTTTGCATCTTCTAACCCTCCCCAAAGGAAATCACAGAAAATCTTCTCCAATCTACTACAGGCAAAGGGAATAAGGAGAGGAAGTATGTTGGCAGATTAGATAACGTACTCTTAATAAGTGTGATTCTCCCTCCTTGAGAcaagtaaattctcttccaaCCCGCCAATTTgccttcaattttctcaacGATCCTGCATTCAAATTCAAAACCTTATATTTGAATTTACAGAGCTAAGAACCTTATAATCCTTTTGCTTTAATTTAAATCTTCTTTCCTCCCTTTCATAACTTTTTTTCTGTTCATTAAAAATCAGTATCTTAGATCTTTTAAACTCCTGGAGTTCAAAACAAGTTTACACTTTTATTATAGGAATGGATAAGGATTGAGgggaatttttatatttgagaggACCGCgccgagagagagagggagaggaataAGGTGGGATTTGATCAAACAAAGAATGAAGGCAACGCTTTTCTGTTCTTCATAGTTTGAACTCTGAGCAGGTTCAAACCTAGCTCCATATCTCTTTACATCAATAAATATCTTATtacatatcataaaaaaaaacctaGCTCCATATCTGCTCGGTTAatgcaaattaaaaattattttcctgACCTTTTTTATGCCCTAATAACCAATATATCTTAGTACCTGTTAGCCAACAAACTGGCCGTCTAACCAAATTGAATGAATCCATCATGGTTGTTGTCCATAATTTTCTTGCCAGTACAGATCTCATTTCCATCTCGCATCCGTACAGGTTCTATATCTTTAGTCCTgctcattaaaaaaaaggattttgTGTTTTTAGACCTTAACAAATCTACAAACACTAAGTTTCATTCTCTACTATCCCAAATCCTAAAATCACAGTTTTTTTAACTGTAAAGCCCACCATATAATTAACGGTGGCCAGGTTTTCCCAATTTTTCCTATGCTAGGCATGGTAATTGTCATTATGTGATCTGGTTTGATATCCAAACtatattgattttttgtttctaatgcATCATTTCTCAGCTTTTGTGGAGTTTGGTTGGCTTTTCCTTGGCAGCTATTTGATAGTCTGAATATTTTGCAAGTCATATTTTGAGCAGCCtctacaaaattaaaaagagatgtCCTATATCTTACAGTTGCAATGAAGCCTTATCATCTAACAGTTGGCTGCATGACTTTTTAGTTGTTTGTCTGCATCTAAAGTAAGCACTCATGCTAATCAGTTGTAATGTCAAAAAATTTGTGGCCAGCTAGTTCTGTGTATCTCTACTTATTAAATCCCTTCCTGGGCTAGGTTTTCAACTCCTAAGATGCTGTATGGGCACCAGGATTAGGTGTTGGACCTTTGGAATGGGCTAGGTAGCATCTTTGTCGTACATTGTATATGGCTTCTGAGCTGTGGAATTTGTTTATGCAAACCAGTCAAAAATTAGCTTAACTAGCTATGCAGATATGTCAGCAATTTCTGAGTGAAATTTGTATCTTCAATGAAAATGGAAATCATCTCCAGTTGGCATTGCAAATATGCCTTCACCAGGCTTTCTGTTTTCGGAGGACGGGAACGCTGTTGTTGGTTCTTTTAAGCTCACGCAATCTTGCACTTTGCAAGCAAATATCTGATCACTGATTATAATCTTTTCAGATACCGGGATGACTACAGAGATCGGGGTTCCAGGAGAAGAAGCCGCAGTCGAAGTTTTGATAGATACGATCGTGATAGGTATGGGAGGGATAGGGGTTATCGCCGCCGCAGCAGGAGCCGTAGCATTAGTCCTGATTACCATAGGGCCCGAGGAAGAGGTCATTATGATGATGAGCTTCAAATCCGAAGCCGAAGCCGATCAATGGATAAGTATaaattagtgttttttttttatgctttagttttaattgtttatttcaaTAGTATGGACTCGTTTTGTTTTGTACTATCTTCTGCTTATTCAATCCGTTTATGTTACAGTGCCTCCCCTGATCGGCGCGGCAGGCGTAGCCCTAGTCCTCGCAGAAGTCCTTCCCCACAGAAGTCTTTGTCTCCTAGGGGTAAAAGTTCTGAAAGGCGAAGCCATGATGGACGGTCCCCAACTTCTCATAGTATTTCACCCAGGGGCCATCCTGCTGATTCTCGAAGCCAATCCCCGTGAAAGTCAGATGTTGATATGACTCATTATCTTTGTTCGTACCCacagatagagagagattttgaactttttttttattggttaatgaattaaatgatctaacttatttttcccGACTTATCTGTTACAGGAATGATTATCCTGGTTGTTCAGAAAATTCATGGAGACATCGTTCTGCTGTTCTTATCTGAATCCTAAGGGCTAGTTTTGGTAGGACTGTggatttctttgattttttactGTTTTGTTTTTAACCTAATCCTTGTTTAGGCGTGCAAtgtaagaggaaaaaaaaaaaaaaaagactatccCTACCTGGCCATTTTCAAAATTGTGGACTTATTGTAAATTTGGTATTTCAATATTGATAGAGTTGTTATGGATGCTCTATATAGATACCTTTTTCTGTCATCCATTTGATTTTGTTGCTGCTTCTAGTGCCTCTCCATCACTCTCTCAATTTAAGCTTGTCGGttatattttcttgtttcttctgATTCATCATGAGCTATTTATTAGGTTTTATAGTTATGTTCGGGGAACAATGGTGGGGGCTTGATAGACGGATGTTGAATTTTAGCTGTTGATGCTGTTCCTAAAATGTAGACGGATGGTCGTGATATTGATTGCTGGTTGCAGCAGTGTGCTGGTTTTACAAGTATGATTGTTTTAGCAGTATGCTGGTTGCCGAGAGCTATATATGTTAACTAGTTCCCTCTGGAAATCatctttggtaagatttatATAGCCCAGCTCTTTGTTTCTGAGAAGTCATAAATCCTTCAGGATTCTGATTCTGACCTAATAATCCCTTTTGGTCTTTTTCACTGGTCTCGAAAAAAAATTTGGCCCTATTAGGGGTTCTAGTTGCTGTGATGCTCTAAAGACAAAAGTTGAACGTGTACTTAACCTCTAGCTGACGCTGCACAATGTGATGGACCAATGATTCATTTCCGTGATCTGGCTACTGAACAGAACTACAAATCTATATGTGGGTTCTTGAGTTCTGGTAAATTTTGCTAGCCGAAAAAATGAGACACGGTAACGAGTTATGTGATTTTGTTTAGGGTTATTGGTCTTTACAATGCTTAACCCGTCCTTTAAGATTATAATTTATGCTTTTTAATGTGGTGAGATGTTTTAGCACACGGGTCCATGACCGTAGCTGTGAAGTGGTTGCTGATGCCTGTTGTTCTATGATTGGCTCGTGATTAACTCTGAAGTATTAGTGACTAAACAATGCCACCTGGCCACTGCTGCCCTTTTGCTTGGTTCGGGTTGGCAATGTTACTGGCCACTGTGGCATTGATTGTAGCTACCTAGCTGTCTAGCTGTGttgcttgcttgcttgcttgcttgcaaaatatttataaatctgGTCGAACAGATGCCTGGCATTTTGCTTTGTGCTCCTGGATTAATGGTCTCATCTCACTGCCACAAGTTTTATGCGTTAaaaatctctattttatttgttgtCTCATTTTTTCTCATGTCAACGTAACTTAAAACACTTGTGATATTGCAGAAGGTCACAGATTCTAGTCTTGGTATGCTACTGGTAAATATttctcacttttaaaaaaattgaacttaTGTTCGAAAAGTACGTGTATTTTGTTCAACTCTTTTTGACGGCAGGGTGTCTAGGCACGTGGGTGGCCTGCTGGGGGATGAGGGCTCTCTTCCAGGCTACATTTCTCTCACCTGTTAGGCGGGGCCAATCTTTGATTGGACTTGTAAACACAGCCTGTATGTATAcatgaaacaataaaattaaagttggaCACTTGGGTTTGGGATTGTTTGGATTGGCCTGAATTAACTCGATTGACAATGGGGCATATTCTGGTCCTAGTGACCTctttccattaaaaataaacCTGTTGCATCAGTTCAAACTACATTTTTGGTATTGACATTCCTCAGGATATTAGAACGGTTAATTCACATTGGTCAATGGATAACTAAATGAGTCAAGATGTATTCATGATATTGACCTgtttaattttggttggagTTGAGTTGACTCGTAATGTGATTTGAATCGAACTGGCACGAACCTATTTGACCTAAAAATTGATGGTCTAGTGTTCCTGTTGGGGATGCATTTGTTGTGGAACAGAATGGTGGTGTGGGGGGTTGTCTAATACCCCCCCAAAGGCAACTCGGGGGGGTCTTGCTTTAATCAAGCCACGATAAGACACTAGTGTCGAGGTGCTCGGGGGTCCGGGGTTGTATGGCTGAAACTTAGGTGAAGAGCTGGGGGAGAGAACTACGAACATGATGAACCGACTAGCAAGGGAATATCAAAGCTCTTCGTCGATCTAATGGAGGCCGAGGCCGGATGGGTTTTTTAAGTTGGAGGTCGTGTGAGTGAATGGAGAACATGATGAGCGTGGGGGCAAGAGGCTAACAGCCGGAATGATAGTACCTAAAGTGCAATCTAGGTGGGGAATAGGCCCATTGAAAATGAGCAGAGCGTGAAGAGGGTAGAGCCTCTGATATGGGGCCTACTGAATTCTTGTGTAATAAAGTAATGCAAGGATCTATAGACTTGCAAGCCCAACCCAAAGCTGTTGCAGTAGGAAAAAATACTTTGAAGAACCCAAATAGTGAGAAGAGTTGGAATTAGGAGTTTTTAGAAGGAATAGAAGGTGTCTTATGGCCCATGGCTATTAGGCCATTGAGGCTTATTAAATGGCAACCCAAAGAGGCATGCATGTAAAATAAGCCCATCTGGTCTGAATCGAGTATTGGGATAAAAGCCTCCTTGGCATCTCAGTTATGCACGTGTGGAGTAAGTGAGAGAATTTTGACTTTGAATTCAATAATGGAGGATGAACAATCGTGCAAATACATAATGACGGAGGAGGTCCTGGTGTATTACGTACGCTTCTCTGTGTCATTCTTTTTGACAATTACCCACccatcatcttctttctcagCATTGGTTATGATAGCTAGTGATACTCACCGGGGACATAGTTGATGATCTCTTGATTCCAAGTAGAAAAGTGGAAGTATAATATGATTAATGCATGGAAAGTGGAAAGGGCCTTATTTTCTAGTTATCACATTCATCAGATCCACAAAACGGTCTGTTCTATCTGCCCAAGCTTCAACATTAATTAGCAACACTACTCCTTGTCCTGCAAGTAGTTTTATCCGTACGTTACGTGGTTCCAACGTGTAACGTTCTCAGAAATTTGTATACAAGTACTTGGCCGGGATAAGTACAGGTTTAATGGTTTGATCTGTA contains:
- the LOC122309706 gene encoding serine/arginine-rich splicing factor SC35-like isoform X2 codes for the protein MSHFGRTGPPDITDTYSLLVLNISFRTTADDLFPYFDKYGKVVDIFIPRNRRTGDSRGFAFVRYKYADEAQKAVDRLDGKVVDGREITVQFAKYGPNAERIDKGRIIEPSSRSRSRSPRRRYRDDYRDRGSRRRSRSRSFDRYDRDRYGRDRGYRRRSRSRSISPDYHRARGRGHYDDELQIRSRSRSMDNASPDRRGRRSPSPRRSPSPQKSLSPRGKSSERRSHDGRSPTSHSISPRGHPADSRSQSP